One stretch of Sulfuricystis multivorans DNA includes these proteins:
- the pdhA gene encoding pyruvate dehydrogenase (acetyl-transferring) E1 component subunit alpha, with protein MVIEHRPPPPPSGPVPWEKDFALKMLADMVRIRRMEEKCAELYGAGKIRGFLHLYIGEEAVAVGALHALRPEDNVVATYREHGHALVRGLSMNAIMAEMFGKQEGCSRGRGGSMHLFDKATRLYGGNAIVGGGLPLATGLGLAAKMQREDRITACFFGDGAVAEGAFHEAMNLAALWRLPVLFCCENNLYGMGTAIERAEAVTDLSAKAAAYGMPAFRADGMDIVAVHETTRAALARMRRDGGPVFVEYRTYRFRAHSMFDAELYRDRDEVEAWKACGPIHTFSARLKAEGKLSEEEFLAIDAQAQQEVATAVAFAENGSWEPVEALLRDVYSS; from the coding sequence ATGGTCATCGAGCATCGTCCGCCGCCTCCACCCAGCGGTCCCGTGCCCTGGGAGAAGGACTTTGCCCTGAAGATGCTGGCCGACATGGTGCGCATCCGGCGGATGGAGGAGAAATGCGCCGAGCTCTATGGCGCCGGCAAGATCCGCGGTTTTTTGCATCTGTACATCGGCGAGGAGGCGGTGGCCGTCGGCGCGCTGCATGCGCTGCGCCCCGAGGACAACGTCGTCGCCACTTACCGCGAGCATGGCCATGCGCTGGTGCGCGGTCTGTCGATGAACGCGATCATGGCCGAAATGTTTGGCAAGCAGGAAGGCTGCTCGCGCGGCCGTGGCGGCTCGATGCATCTGTTCGACAAGGCCACGCGGCTGTATGGCGGCAATGCGATCGTCGGCGGCGGCCTGCCGCTCGCCACCGGTCTCGGCCTCGCCGCCAAGATGCAGCGCGAAGACCGCATCACCGCCTGTTTCTTCGGCGATGGCGCAGTGGCCGAGGGCGCTTTCCACGAGGCGATGAATCTCGCCGCGTTGTGGCGGCTGCCGGTGCTGTTCTGCTGCGAGAACAATCTCTATGGCATGGGCACCGCGATCGAGCGGGCCGAGGCGGTGACCGATCTTTCCGCCAAGGCCGCCGCCTACGGCATGCCGGCATTCCGGGCCGACGGCATGGACATCGTCGCCGTGCATGAGACCACGCGCGCGGCACTGGCGCGGATGAGAAGGGATGGCGGTCCGGTGTTCGTCGAGTATCGCACCTATCGCTTCCGCGCCCATTCGATGTTCGATGCGGAGCTGTATCGCGACAGGGACGAGGTCGAAGCCTGGAAGGCATGCGGGCCGATCCACACCTTCAGCGCGCGCCTCAAGGCCGAGGGCAAGCTGAGCGAAGAGGAATTCCTCGCCATCGATGCGCAAGCGCAGCAGGAAGTAGCCACCGCGGTCGCCTTCGCCGAAAATGGCAGTTGGGAGCCGGTCGAGGCGCTGCTCAGGGACGTGTATTCATCATGA
- a CDS encoding alpha-ketoacid dehydrogenase subunit beta, with translation MRRKLTYREAMREAMREALQNDPRVFLMGEDVGRYGGTYAFSKGFLDEFGPERIRDTPLSELGFVGTGIGAALGGMRPIVEVMTVNFSLLALDQIVNTAALLRHMSGGQLSVPLVIRMATGAGRQLAAQHSHSLEGWYAHIPGIKVLAPATIEDARHMLAPALADPDPVVIFEHAGLFNMEGELPEDPGVDIATAKVRRAGRDVALITYGGCLPKTLAAAERLAADGIEAEVLDLRVLRPLDTASIVATVTKCHRAVVIDENWKSGGFAAEVMARIMENAFFELDAPVARVCAEEVPIPYAKHLEEAALPQPEKIVAAVREMLG, from the coding sequence ATGAGACGGAAGCTCACTTACCGCGAGGCGATGCGCGAGGCGATGCGCGAGGCCTTGCAGAACGATCCGCGGGTCTTCCTGATGGGCGAGGACGTCGGCCGTTATGGCGGCACCTATGCGTTCTCGAAAGGCTTCCTCGACGAATTCGGTCCCGAACGCATCCGCGACACGCCACTGTCTGAGCTCGGCTTCGTCGGCACCGGCATCGGCGCCGCGCTGGGCGGGATGCGGCCAATCGTCGAGGTGATGACGGTGAATTTCAGCCTCCTGGCACTCGACCAGATCGTCAATACTGCAGCACTGTTACGCCACATGTCGGGCGGGCAGCTCTCGGTGCCGTTGGTGATCCGCATGGCCACCGGCGCCGGCCGTCAGCTCGCCGCGCAGCATTCGCACAGTCTCGAAGGCTGGTATGCACACATCCCCGGCATCAAGGTGCTGGCGCCGGCGACCATCGAGGATGCCCGTCACATGCTCGCGCCGGCGCTCGCCGACCCCGACCCGGTGGTGATCTTCGAACATGCCGGCCTGTTCAATATGGAAGGCGAACTGCCGGAGGATCCCGGCGTCGATATCGCCACCGCAAAGGTGCGCCGCGCCGGCCGGGACGTCGCGCTGATCACTTATGGCGGATGTCTTCCCAAAACCCTCGCCGCGGCGGAGAGGCTCGCCGCCGACGGCATCGAAGCCGAGGTGCTCGATCTGCGCGTGCTGCGCCCCCTCGATACCGCCAGCATCGTCGCGACAGTGACGAAATGCCATCGCGCGGTAGTCATCGACGAGAACTGGAAGAGCGGCGGCTTTGCCGCGGAGGTGATGGCGCGCATCATGGAAAATGCCTTCTTCGAACTCGATGCACCGGTCGCGCGCGTGTGCGCCGAGGAAGTGCCGATCCCCTACGCGAAACATCTGGAAGAAGCAGCATTGCCGCAGCCCGAGAAGATCGTCGCCGCGGTCAGGGAGATGCTCGGATGA
- a CDS encoding dihydrolipoamide acetyltransferase family protein, producing MIEFKLPALGADMDEGTLLEWKVKPGDRVEKGQVIAIVDTAKAAIDVESWQAGIVHRLIAEPGQKMPVGTVMALLLEPGETPPPAEPVTATTQTGTGESPDVASSTGALRKVGAGGNEDVPPGADSSRKVGAGGTAPPAVPEMGERRRISPAARKRAAELGIDVGSIAGSGPQGAVTLEDVEAVAQSRMPSAAQKPTTDRRAEMRKTIAAAMSRSKREIPHYYVSEDIPLPRMLAWLQESNAARPLAERLLPAAVLLKAVARALADYPELNGHYLDGGFRAAEKVHLGVAISLREGGLIAPALLDADTKPLTKLMQELADLVRRTRAGTLKRTELTDATITVTNLGDQGSHGVFGVITPPQVALVGFGRIAERPWAENGGLKVLPVVTASLSADHRVSDGHRGALFLRTLSDLLQQPEELAK from the coding sequence ATGATCGAATTCAAATTGCCCGCGCTGGGCGCCGACATGGACGAAGGGACCCTGCTCGAATGGAAGGTGAAACCCGGCGACCGTGTCGAGAAGGGCCAGGTGATCGCGATCGTCGATACCGCGAAGGCGGCGATCGACGTCGAAAGCTGGCAGGCGGGCATCGTCCATCGCTTGATCGCCGAGCCTGGGCAGAAGATGCCGGTCGGCACCGTGATGGCCTTGCTGCTCGAACCCGGCGAGACACCACCGCCGGCCGAACCAGTGACGGCAACCACACAAACCGGCACCGGCGAAAGCCCGGACGTCGCGTCGAGCACTGGTGCACTGCGCAAAGTCGGCGCTGGCGGAAATGAGGACGTCCCGCCGGGCGCCGACTCGTCTCGGAAAGTCGGCGCTGGCGGGACGGCACCCCCAGCCGTTCCAGAGATGGGGGAACGCCGCCGCATCTCGCCGGCGGCGAGGAAACGCGCCGCCGAGCTGGGCATCGATGTCGGCAGCATCGCCGGCAGCGGACCGCAGGGCGCGGTGACGCTCGAAGATGTCGAAGCGGTAGCCCAGTCGCGCATGCCCAGCGCAGCGCAAAAGCCGACCACCGACCGTCGCGCCGAGATGCGCAAGACCATCGCCGCGGCGATGAGCCGTTCCAAGCGCGAGATCCCGCATTACTACGTCAGCGAGGACATCCCGCTTCCCCGCATGCTGGCCTGGCTGCAGGAAAGCAACGCGGCACGGCCGCTGGCCGAGCGCCTATTGCCGGCCGCGGTTTTGCTCAAGGCCGTGGCGCGCGCATTGGCCGACTATCCCGAGCTCAACGGCCATTATCTCGACGGCGGCTTCCGCGCGGCCGAGAAAGTGCATCTGGGCGTGGCGATCTCGCTGCGCGAAGGCGGTCTCATCGCCCCGGCGCTGCTCGATGCCGATACCAAGCCGCTCACAAAGCTGATGCAGGAGCTCGCCGACCTGGTGAGGCGCACCCGCGCCGGCACGCTAAAGCGCACGGAGCTGACCGATGCGACGATCACGGTGACCAATCTCGGCGACCAGGGCAGCCACGGCGTGTTCGGCGTGATCACGCCGCCGCAGGTGGCGCTGGTCGGTTTCGGGCGCATCGCCGAACGGCCGTGGGCGGAAAACGGGGGGCTCAAGGTGCTGCCGGTGGTCACCGCGAGCCTGTCGGCCGACCACCGCGTCTCCGACGGCCATCGTGGCGCGCTGTTCCTGCGCACGCTTTCCGATCTGCTGCAACAACCGGAGGAGCTGGCGAAATGA
- a CDS encoding acyl carrier protein, which produces MNRNQLRDLVIATLQNIAPEVGGDTLRDDLPLRRQVDLDSMDWLNFLLGLNKRLGIEIPEKDYARLTTLAALLDYLQHELTERSAS; this is translated from the coding sequence ATGAACCGCAACCAACTGCGTGACCTCGTCATCGCCACGTTGCAGAACATCGCCCCGGAAGTCGGGGGCGATACTCTGCGCGACGACCTGCCGCTTCGGCGCCAGGTCGATCTCGATTCGATGGACTGGCTCAATTTCCTGCTCGGTCTGAACAAGCGGCTGGGCATCGAAATCCCTGAAAAGGACTATGCGCGGCTGACGACGCTTGCCGCGCTGCTCGACTATCTCCAACATGAACTCACCGAAAGGAGTGCATCATGA
- a CDS encoding BCAM0308 family protein, whose product MKANVPAAGFRPVRRDQLRPERIHDTYKLGHKLSEPSVCKVCGAIYHAGRWQWGSPPAGAHEVTCPACARIRDHLPMGFVHLSGDYFAAHRDELIKLVRHREEKEKAEHPLARIIAIEDQADGGVLVTTTDSHLARAIGEALEHAHKGELEFHYNEGENLLRVFWER is encoded by the coding sequence ATGAAAGCCAACGTTCCAGCTGCCGGTTTCCGTCCCGTGCGGCGCGACCAGCTGCGCCCGGAACGGATCCACGACACCTACAAGCTCGGCCACAAGTTGAGCGAACCGTCGGTGTGCAAGGTCTGTGGCGCGATTTACCATGCCGGACGCTGGCAATGGGGCAGCCCGCCGGCAGGTGCGCATGAAGTCACCTGCCCGGCCTGCGCACGCATCCGCGACCATCTGCCGATGGGCTTCGTGCATCTGTCCGGCGACTACTTCGCGGCGCACCGCGACGAGCTCATCAAGCTGGTACGCCATCGCGAGGAAAAGGAAAAGGCCGAACACCCACTCGCGCGCATCATCGCCATCGAGGATCAGGCCGACGGCGGTGTGCTGGTGACCACCACCGACAGCCATCTGGCACGCGCCATCGGCGAGGCGCTCGAGCATGCCCACAAAGGCGAGCTCGAATTCCATTACAACGAAGGAGAGAACCTGCTGCGAGTGTTCTGGGAACGGTAG
- a CDS encoding thiamine pyrophosphate-dependent enzyme translates to MPASNPSRLFLSGNEAVARAVWESGCKVAAAYPGTPSTEMLEVISTYPEIYSEWSVNEKVALEVAIGAAFAGSRAFCAMKHVGMNVASDALMTLTLTGVIGGLVIAIADDVGLSSSQNEQDSRFWGRFAHLPVFEPADSQEAYEMTKLAFDFSEQHQVPVILRMTTRINHVKGLVSVGTRAEHPNLGGFKKDPARWVMTPAGAGRRIPLMFERDVALAAAAEVSPLNSVESGRDRRVGFVASGPTYMHVKESFPDAPVLKLGFSCPVPVEKIRTFAATVDKLIVVEEVEPLVEKELKAAGIACHGKDLLPKQGELAPNVLRPAIAKLLGEPAPEHLAPPAPVFPRPPTMCVACPHLGVYYTLSQIKNITISGDIGCYTLGAGHPWNALDTTISMGASMGIALGLDKGRGEADKDKRILAVIGDSTFLHMGMQGLLDIVYNRGNVTVLLLDNRAVGMTGGQPDPGSGRDIHGEPAPRVDFAKLVEALGVKKERIHVVDPYQLPVLFKAIREEIKIPEVSVIITDQPCVLIDDYKKQKPYEVLDAKCTGCGNCIEVGCPAIHVVRREKAIKPSGKEVELQFVRIETSVCTGCGLCVQPCAPDAIVPADPSKPIRLVKH, encoded by the coding sequence ATGCCCGCCTCAAACCCGTCCCGGCTATTCCTTTCCGGTAACGAAGCCGTTGCCCGCGCCGTCTGGGAATCCGGCTGCAAGGTCGCCGCCGCCTACCCCGGCACGCCCTCGACCGAAATGCTGGAGGTCATCTCGACCTATCCGGAGATTTATTCCGAATGGTCGGTCAATGAAAAAGTCGCGCTCGAAGTCGCGATCGGCGCCGCGTTTGCTGGCAGCCGGGCGTTTTGCGCGATGAAGCACGTCGGCATGAACGTCGCCTCCGACGCGCTGATGACGCTGACGCTGACCGGCGTGATCGGCGGCCTGGTGATCGCCATCGCCGACGACGTCGGACTATCGTCTTCGCAAAACGAGCAGGATTCGCGCTTCTGGGGCCGCTTTGCCCATCTGCCGGTGTTCGAACCGGCCGACTCCCAAGAGGCCTACGAGATGACGAAACTGGCCTTCGATTTCTCCGAACAGCACCAGGTGCCGGTCATCCTGCGCATGACCACCCGCATCAATCACGTCAAGGGCCTGGTCAGCGTCGGCACGCGCGCCGAGCATCCGAACCTGGGCGGCTTCAAGAAGGATCCGGCGCGCTGGGTGATGACCCCGGCCGGTGCGGGCCGGCGCATCCCGCTGATGTTCGAGCGCGATGTGGCGCTTGCCGCCGCTGCCGAGGTGAGCCCGCTCAACAGCGTCGAATCCGGCCGCGATCGGCGCGTCGGCTTCGTCGCTTCCGGCCCCACCTACATGCATGTGAAGGAGAGCTTCCCGGACGCGCCGGTGCTCAAGCTCGGCTTCTCCTGCCCGGTGCCGGTCGAGAAGATCCGCACCTTCGCGGCCACGGTCGATAAGCTCATCGTCGTCGAGGAAGTCGAACCCTTGGTCGAAAAGGAACTCAAGGCCGCCGGCATCGCCTGCCACGGCAAGGACCTCCTGCCCAAGCAGGGGGAACTTGCGCCCAATGTGCTCAGGCCGGCGATCGCCAAGCTGCTCGGCGAGCCGGCGCCGGAGCATCTTGCCCCACCCGCGCCGGTGTTTCCGCGTCCGCCGACGATGTGTGTCGCCTGCCCGCACTTGGGCGTCTATTACACGCTGTCGCAGATCAAGAACATCACGATCTCCGGCGACATCGGCTGCTACACGCTCGGCGCCGGACATCCGTGGAACGCGCTCGACACGACGATCTCGATGGGCGCCTCGATGGGCATCGCGCTCGGCCTCGACAAAGGGCGCGGCGAAGCGGACAAGGACAAGCGCATCCTGGCCGTGATCGGCGACTCGACCTTTCTGCACATGGGCATGCAGGGACTGCTCGACATCGTCTATAACCGCGGCAACGTCACGGTGCTCTTGCTCGACAACCGCGCCGTGGGCATGACCGGCGGCCAGCCCGACCCGGGCAGCGGCCGCGACATTCATGGTGAGCCCGCGCCGCGCGTCGATTTCGCCAAACTGGTCGAGGCGCTCGGCGTCAAGAAGGAGCGCATCCATGTCGTCGACCCATATCAGCTGCCGGTGCTGTTCAAGGCCATCCGCGAGGAGATCAAGATTCCCGAGGTGTCGGTGATCATCACCGACCAGCCCTGCGTGCTGATCGACGACTACAAGAAGCAGAAGCCCTATGAGGTGCTCGACGCGAAATGCACCGGCTGCGGCAACTGCATCGAGGTCGGCTGTCCGGCGATCCATGTCGTGCGCCGCGAAAAAGCCATCAAACCTTCCGGCAAGGAGGTCGAGCTGCA